One Fusobacterium sp. DD2 DNA window includes the following coding sequences:
- the fusA gene encoding elongation factor G yields the protein MKNYDISKIRNVSLLGHRGSGKTTLTESLLYISKAIEKMGTVENGTTVSDYDKEEIKRVFSINTSIIPIEYNDMKYNFLDTPGYYDFIGEVQCSTRVSGSSVLVLDATAGVEAGAERAWRILEQRLQPRIIFLNKMDKGYINYEKLLRELKEKFGKKVAPFCVPIGEKEEFKGFVNVVEMKTRIFNGVECVDGELDDSMDVSEVRDLLLEAVAETDEKLLEKYFNGEEFTMEEIKKGLHKGVVSGEVVPVIVGSATMGVGVHTLLDMIKDYMPLPNEMFNGERKGHDSKNEEIVRKVDKDQPFSAIVFKTLIDPFIGKISLFKVNSGVLKRDTEVLNPGRNRKEKIGQIFFLRGNKQIPADEICAGDIGATTKLQYAETGDTLCDKDNSIIYAEIKFAKPCYFAGVEPADKADDEKLSMCLQKMTEEDPTFKMYRNHETKQLLIGGLGEKHLYITICKIKNKFGVHAVLNDVIMSYRETIKGVASVQGRHKKQSGGAGQYGEVFIKFEPCENEFEFIDDIHGGVVPRSFIPAVEKGLIEGKEKGALAGYPVINFKATLYDGSYHPVDSNEISFKQAAILAFRKGMEEAKSVLLEPIVKLEITIPELYLGDIMGDINKRRGRIIGMDHNEFGEHVLFVEAPEVEMLKYALDLRAMTQGRGMFVSEFLRYEEIPDNLAQKIIEARKN from the coding sequence ATGAAAAATTACGACATCAGTAAAATAAGAAATGTATCACTTTTAGGACATAGAGGAAGTGGAAAAACTACTCTAACTGAATCATTACTTTATATTTCCAAAGCAATAGAAAAAATGGGGACTGTTGAGAATGGAACTACTGTATCAGACTACGACAAAGAGGAAATAAAAAGAGTTTTCTCTATCAATACCTCAATTATACCTATAGAGTATAATGATATGAAATATAATTTCTTAGATACTCCAGGATATTATGACTTTATCGGTGAAGTTCAATGCTCTACAAGAGTATCAGGAAGTTCTGTACTTGTATTAGATGCTACTGCAGGGGTAGAAGCAGGAGCAGAAAGAGCTTGGAGAATACTTGAACAAAGACTTCAACCTAGAATTATATTTTTAAATAAAATGGATAAAGGATACATTAACTATGAAAAGTTATTACGTGAATTGAAAGAAAAATTTGGTAAAAAAGTTGCTCCTTTCTGTGTACCAATTGGGGAAAAAGAAGAATTCAAAGGTTTCGTAAACGTTGTTGAAATGAAAACAAGAATATTTAATGGTGTAGAGTGTGTAGATGGAGAATTAGATGACTCAATGGATGTATCTGAAGTAAGAGATCTATTACTTGAAGCTGTAGCTGAAACTGATGAAAAACTATTAGAAAAATACTTCAATGGTGAAGAATTTACAATGGAAGAGATTAAAAAAGGACTACACAAAGGTGTTGTAAGTGGTGAAGTTGTTCCAGTAATAGTAGGATCAGCAACAATGGGTGTAGGAGTTCATACTCTTCTTGATATGATAAAAGATTATATGCCACTACCTAATGAGATGTTTAATGGAGAAAGAAAAGGACATGACTCAAAAAATGAAGAGATTGTTAGAAAAGTTGATAAGGATCAACCATTCTCAGCAATTGTATTTAAGACTTTAATTGACCCATTTATTGGTAAAATATCTCTATTTAAGGTTAACTCTGGAGTTTTAAAAAGAGATACTGAGGTTTTAAATCCTGGAAGAAATAGAAAAGAAAAAATTGGACAAATATTTTTCTTAAGAGGAAATAAACAGATACCTGCAGATGAGATATGTGCTGGTGATATCGGAGCTACAACAAAACTTCAATATGCAGAAACTGGAGATACTCTATGTGATAAGGATAATTCAATTATTTATGCAGAGATTAAATTTGCTAAACCTTGTTACTTTGCTGGAGTTGAACCTGCAGATAAAGCAGATGACGAAAAGTTAAGTATGTGTCTTCAAAAAATGACTGAAGAAGATCCTACATTTAAAATGTATAGAAATCATGAAACTAAACAGCTATTAATTGGTGGATTAGGAGAGAAACATCTATATATTACAATTTGTAAAATTAAAAATAAATTTGGAGTTCACGCAGTACTAAATGACGTAATAATGTCTTATAGAGAGACTATTAAAGGTGTTGCATCTGTACAGGGAAGACATAAAAAACAATCTGGTGGAGCAGGACAATATGGAGAAGTATTTATTAAATTTGAACCTTGTGAAAATGAGTTTGAATTTATAGATGATATCCATGGTGGAGTTGTACCAAGATCGTTTATACCTGCAGTTGAAAAAGGTCTAATAGAAGGTAAGGAAAAAGGAGCCCTTGCTGGCTATCCAGTAATTAACTTCAAAGCAACTCTTTATGATGGATCTTATCACCCAGTAGACTCAAATGAAATTTCGTTTAAACAGGCAGCTATTCTTGCATTTAGAAAGGGAATGGAAGAAGCTAAATCAGTTCTACTTGAACCAATTGTTAAGTTGGAAATTACAATTCCTGAACTATATCTTGGAGATATAATGGGAGATATAAATAAGAGACGTGGAAGAATAATTGGAATGGATCATAATGAATTTGGAGAACACGTTTTATTTGTTGAAGCTCCTGAGGTAGAAATGCTTAAATATGCACTTGATTTAAGAGCTATGACACAAGGTAGAGGAATGTTTGTATCTGAGTTCTTAAGATATGAAGAAATTCCTGATAACCTTGCACAAAAAATAATTGAAGCAAGAAAAAATTAA
- the ugpC gene encoding sn-glycerol-3-phosphate ABC transporter ATP-binding protein UgpC has translation MAKVILKNLEKEYDKNKVLHGISLDIEDGEFMVFVGPSGCAKSTTLRMIAGFEKITGGEIWIGDKKVNNLPPKDRGIAMVFQNYALYPHMTAYENMAFSLKMAKVPKKEIDERVREAAEKLEITPLLDRKPKELSGGQKQRVALGRAIVRKSDVFLFDEPLSNLDAKLRVSMRLKITQLHKELKKEGQIATMIYVTHDQVEAMTMGDRICVMNEGRIMQVDTPINLYNRPKNRFVASFIGSPAMNFIKGKLIKKDNLVLFIFENENEFVIPETYHKKLENYIDKEVILGIRPEKIETVDVNLDEDSYSGLVNMIENMGSEAFIYFKIGETDLKLKMDIIDDLKNRYRDCIKVKFKNDKIAIFDIESEENILY, from the coding sequence ATGGCAAAGGTTATACTAAAAAACTTAGAAAAGGAATATGATAAAAATAAAGTTCTCCATGGAATATCTTTAGACATTGAGGATGGGGAGTTTATGGTTTTTGTAGGTCCATCAGGATGTGCAAAATCTACAACTTTAAGAATGATAGCAGGTTTTGAAAAAATTACAGGTGGAGAAATCTGGATAGGGGATAAAAAAGTAAATAATTTACCTCCAAAAGATAGAGGGATAGCTATGGTTTTTCAAAACTACGCATTATATCCTCATATGACTGCATATGAAAATATGGCTTTCAGTCTTAAAATGGCGAAAGTTCCTAAAAAAGAGATTGATGAAAGGGTGAGGGAAGCAGCTGAAAAACTTGAGATTACTCCACTTTTAGATAGAAAGCCTAAAGAATTATCTGGTGGACAAAAGCAAAGAGTTGCACTGGGAAGAGCAATAGTTAGAAAATCTGATGTATTTTTATTTGATGAACCACTGTCAAATCTGGATGCAAAACTAAGAGTTTCTATGAGACTTAAAATAACTCAACTTCACAAGGAACTAAAAAAAGAGGGACAAATTGCAACAATGATATATGTAACACATGACCAGGTTGAGGCAATGACTATGGGGGATAGAATTTGTGTTATGAATGAGGGAAGAATTATGCAGGTTGATACACCTATAAATCTATATAATAGACCAAAAAATAGATTTGTTGCCAGCTTTATAGGAAGTCCTGCAATGAACTTTATAAAAGGGAAATTAATAAAAAAAGACAATCTTGTTCTTTTTATATTTGAGAATGAAAATGAGTTTGTAATTCCTGAGACTTATCATAAAAAATTAGAAAATTATATTGATAAAGAAGTTATTTTAGGAATCCGTCCTGAAAAAATAGAAACTGTTGATGTAAATCTAGATGAGGACTCTTATAGTGGTTTGGTCAATATGATTGAAAATATGGGAAGTGAAGCCTTTATATATTTTAAAATTGGAGAGACTGATTTAAAACTTAAAATGGATATTATAGATGATTTAAAAAATAGATATAGAGATTGTATAAAAGTTAAATTTAAAAATGATAAAATTGCAATTTTTGACATAGAAAGTGAAGAAAATATTCTATATTAA
- a CDS encoding SAM-dependent methyltransferase, with translation MIIKDELNIQVEKFNNNKAYHENICADGFVNEMENYLDEYKQFMISAIGTDYQILKNKKGYNLKESKNSKEEVSLTHNKKKKYIIEEGTPVPFLIKLGVMGENGDVFKNSYDKFRQINKYLEFIDDTINEMLNKKLISDKIKVVDFGCGKSYLTFALHHYLKTIKKIKFEIIGLDLKKDVMDKCNKIAADFQCENLDFLTGNIKDFNKLQNVDMIFSLHACNNATDYALQKGLELGAKAILAVPCCQHEFNEKMSKNRESMFFKMDGLIGKHGILLEKYTTLATDAFRAQALELCGYKTQVMEFIDMEHTPKNTLIRGIKEKVEVSQIGKKYIEYKEFMEYLGINPLLHELLSPYYLVKE, from the coding sequence ATAAAAGATGAGTTGAACATACAGGTAGAAAAATTTAATAATAACAAGGCATATCACGAAAATATCTGTGCTGATGGATTTGTAAATGAAATGGAAAACTATTTAGATGAGTATAAACAGTTTATGATTTCAGCTATTGGAACAGATTATCAGATACTTAAAAATAAAAAAGGTTATAATTTAAAAGAGAGTAAGAACTCAAAAGAAGAGGTTTCTCTAACACATAACAAAAAGAAAAAATACATAATTGAAGAGGGTACACCAGTTCCATTTTTAATAAAACTTGGAGTAATGGGAGAAAATGGTGATGTCTTTAAAAATAGTTATGATAAATTTAGACAGATTAATAAATATCTTGAATTTATTGATGATACAATAAATGAGATGTTAAATAAAAAACTTATAAGTGATAAGATTAAAGTAGTTGATTTTGGATGTGGAAAATCATACCTTACATTTGCACTACATCATTATTTAAAAACTATTAAAAAGATTAAATTTGAAATAATAGGCTTGGATTTGAAAAAAGATGTTATGGATAAGTGTAATAAAATAGCAGCAGACTTTCAGTGTGAAAACCTTGATTTTTTGACTGGAAACATAAAGGATTTTAATAAACTTCAAAATGTGGATATGATATTTTCACTTCATGCTTGTAACAATGCTACAGATTATGCTTTACAGAAAGGTCTTGAATTAGGAGCAAAAGCCATTTTAGCAGTACCATGTTGTCAGCATGAATTTAATGAAAAAATGAGTAAAAACAGAGAGAGCATGTTTTTCAAAATGGATGGATTAATAGGAAAACATGGAATACTTCTGGAAAAATATACTACCCTTGCAACTGATGCATTTAGAGCTCAGGCTCTTGAATTATGTGGATATAAAACACAGGTTATGGAGTTTATTGACATGGAGCATACTCCTAAAAATACTTTAATAAGAGGAATAAAAGAGAAAGTAGAAGTATCACAAATTGGGAAAAAATACATTGAATATAAAGAGTTTATGGAATATCTTGGAATAAATCCACTTTTACATGAACTTTTATCACCATATTATTTAGTGAAAGAATAA